The Pseudomonas sp. FP198 genomic interval ATGAGCGCGCCCCGATTACGTTCGAAAGCGTCTGCTAGGTTGTCGAGCACACGCGCACGCAGCTTGCGGTCGTGTACCCAATCGGTCTCGCGCATTGCGCGTTTCGCCGCGACGATGCACGCCGCAGCGGTTTCACTCCCCCCTTCGGCATAGGTGCCGATAAGCTCGTAGGTGGCAGGATTGATGGACCCACGGATCGTATCCGAGCCCACCCACTCGCCGCCGACCCAATTCAACGCATGCCTGGACGTGTGCGGGGTATCAATATTCATGACTAACTCTCAAATCTTGTCTGTTGCGAAGTGTCAGCAAGGCCTTGCTCAAACGGCATCAAGTCCAGTCGCATACAGATAGAACGCGCCATAAGCTGCCATGCAGCTGGGAGCCATCTGCCGGCAGAAGCGAACTGGTTCTGCGGCCACTCTGCCCGCAAGTGTTCACCCCGTGATGGAGGGCGTCAGTGGGCCCCTACCGTGAAGGGGGCGGCGTTCTTTGATGTCTTTACGATCCACGAACCAGACTGCCGGAACGAACTGGCAGACGCGTAGGTGTCTTCCATGAACTGGAAGTAGGTCATCTTTCCGTCACGAACCTTGGCGTGTATGGAAAACGGTGAGGTGAACACGTGGTTAACCGCCACGGAGCGGTAAGTGAACTTACCGAAGATCGCAACATCCTCGCCGGATGCGATTTTGGTAGTGACGGTGAAGTCTTCGATCTTCCAGTAATCCGAGACCTGCATGAATAGCGAGCTAAAAGCTGTTGGCCCCTTGTTAGTGCCGGTCCATGGCATGATTTTTTGCAGTTCCGGATTCTCGAAGTTGAGCGAGACATAGGTTGCGTCTGGAGCCGCAAGTCTCTTTGCAGCAGCTTCAACTTTGTCGGGCGCCGTGTTGGCCAGGAATTCCATGACAACCGAAAGTGAAGCGGCAGACTGCGCTTCGCTAGTTGACTGTGCCGCTGCAGGCGTGAGAGTGAAAATGCACGTGGCAAGCGTAATTGCTGCAGCGAGCGACTTAATTTTATAGGTGTTCATGAGCCTTCTCCGTTTTTGACTACCATTGCGGTGCCGCTCTATACGGGACTGTATAAATGCGGCTGGCAGTACTAGAGCAAAGGCTATGCCATGGCCATGAATCCTATATAAATGCCTTACATATCAATAGGATAATAAAAAAACAGAATAGAGCGTGGAGCGTATCCGGCGTTCTGGATTAATTATTTGATCAAGGCATGGTGAGCCATTGCGTATTTGATAAATGACGAGAAGTTACCTCCGGCTGGAGGATCACCATTGTCAGAGCCGCCTGTAAGGGCGGCCGATGCCAGTCAGTCGGCGCGACCGTCGTCGAGGATGCCGCTTTTTTTCAGCCGGTAAGCCAGTGCAGGGCGGCTCAGGCCTAAAATGCGAGCGGCTTGCGAAACGTTTTGTTGAGCAAGCTCCATTGCGCGTCGCATCAGCTGTTCTTCCACAGCCTCCAGGCTTACGTCCATTTCGAAGATCTGCGTGACCCAATCGGCGGCGCTTTGCGCGTCGATGGCCTGGACGAGCGCGCCGTCGGCGTTGATACGGTCACCGAGCTGATTGCTCGCCTTCGGGAAGACGGCGAAGAGCGCCTCTTGCCCTATGGTTTCATTGCTGTCGGTCAGGATGACACCACGTTCGAGCACATTCTCCAATTCGCGGATATTCCCGGGCCAGGCGTATTGAAGGCACAGTTCCAGAGCCTTGTCCGACAGACCCAGCGTGCGCTTGTGGTACTGCAGGTGAAATTTGCTTAGAAAGTGCTCGACCAGCAGCGGCAGGTCCTCAAGCCGTTCGCGCAAGGGCGGAACCTGTACCGGAAACACATTCAGGCGGTAATACAGATCAGCGCGAAATCGACCCGCCTCGACTGCATCGGCGAGGCTTTCATTGGTGGCCGCTATGACTCGCACATCGATCTTGCGAGTCCGAGAGTCTCCCACCCGTTCGAACTCACCCTCTTGTAATACCCGCAGTAGGGTCGCCTGCGCTCTGGGCGTTAGCTCCACCACCTCGTCCAGAAAAATGGTACCGCCGTGGGCGCGTTCGAAGCGCCCCGGGCGGGTCTGATTGGCGCCGGTATACGCGCCTTTTTCGACGCCAAACAACTCGGCTTCAATCAGATCCTGCGGAATGGCAGCACAGTTCACAGCTACAAATGCTTGCTCGGCACGCTCGCTTCGAAGGTGCACGCTCCGGGCGATAACCTCTTTGCCGACACCCGTTTCTCCGAGCAGCAAAACCGAAATCCTGCCCTTGGCTGCCTTGTCGATCATCCTGCATACCTTCAGGTAAGCAGGCGAGCGACCTATGCCGTAGTAATGACCTTCCTGCTTCGCGAGACTCGTGCGCAGTGAGCTGATCTGCGATTGCAGTTCATACAGTTCCTCGATGATGGGGTCGGCTTGAAAGTAACGTCTGAACTGCGCAGCGTTCTCCCATTCCTCAGCGGGTTTTCCAATGATGATGCAGCGCTCATCCCCGCATCCGCGGCAACTTGTTTCCTGGATGATGATTTCCCGCTTCATGAACGAAGAGCTGTACGCGCATGCATAGCCCAACAAGGACCAGCAAACCGGCTCCTCCATCAGCCCCACCTCGGTCAGACAGGTCTCGACTTCAAAGGAGTCAATCCATTCAAGTTCGCAGTAGAAGTGGCCGGTCTCCTGATCAATCTCAAGCTGAATGGGTTTCGCATTGACCATGCCCTTCAGGGAGTGCAGCTGCGGACCAACCAGAAACATCTCCAACTGCGGACTGTCTGGCCTAAGCTTGTGCGCCATTTCGGCGTCTTTGAGGCCCGATTGGTAGCCAAGCCTGAGGAAAAAACCCTTCGCGCGCTCGATCCCGAGCGTATTCATGAGTTCACGGCGCAAGTTAGCCATCGCCGACACTTGCATCAGCAGCATTCTCTGTTCGCCAAACCAGATCTTGCCTTCTGTGCTTTGAAACCGGATCTGCTCGCTCAGGTCCTGAAATCCGGAATACGTGAGCCCCGGCTTGTAACTGGCAACCATTGAATGACGCCTCGATTGATGTCGGTTTAGTTTTTGCGCCGAATGAGAGGACTGAAAAGAGCGATCGTGCCGTCGCTCGATTCTAGCCAATGGGACCGGTAGAGTCGGGCGGACCTGGCAAAGCAAAGCCGCCAAGGCGCACAGGGTGCACGAAGAACATCAAAGCCCTGACCAAGGCGTTAGTAATTATGCCGACAGCGGGGCGCAAACCCTGGGCATTCACCTTCTCACCGGACCAGACGCGTTGAAGCGCTGAGCATTAAAAAGGATAAGTCGTGGAGTGCCCGACCATAAGCCTGGAAAAACCGGTTCGGTGTTTCGTTTTTCTCGAACGGCTCAATACTGCGCTTGCGAACTGACCGCCAGCATCCGCTCCCAAATTGGCGGATCGCCGATCGCTTCGCTAAGGAAGTTGCTCAGCGCGTGGAGCTTGGACGAGGCTTTTTGCGACTGACGATAAACGATAGAAATGTTTCCTCCTCGAGGGGCATAAGGTTCCAATACTTCCACCAATTCCCCGGCTACGATTGCCTCCGCGGCCAGAAATGTGGGCAATATAGCGAGCCCTAGACCGGCCTTTGCCGCCTCCATCAACTGATGGCCGCAGTTAGTACGCATTCGGCAGCGCACGCGAAATGATTGCAATGTGTCGTTCACCGGCAGCGTCCACATGCCATGTGGTTCGCGATTAACGTAGAGCATGGCGAAATGCTGAGCCAAGTCTTGGGGTATCTGAGGCGTGCCATGCCTACTTAGATAGCCAGGGCTGCCACAGATGATATGGCGGTTAGGCGTAATGATTTTGGCGATCAGCGAAGAGTCCGGTAATTCGCCAATGCGTACCGCCGCATCAAAACCCTCTTCCTGCAAGTTGACGCGGCGGTCGTCGAACTCAACGTCCAGGTTCAAGTCGGGGTATTGCTCGGCAAAAGACGCCAACATTGGGGTCAGATATCGCATACCGAACGCCATCGGAACAGCGATGCGTAAACTCCCTCGAACAATCGACTGAGAAGTCAGCACTGCGTTTTCGGCATCTTCAATATCGGCAAGGATCCTGGTGCAATGACGGTAAAAGACCTCACCAGATTCGGTCAGGCGAGTCTGCCGGCCACGCTCTAGCAGGATGCAACCTAGGCGTTTTTCCAGTTGCTGGATGCGCTCAGAAACCATCGACTTAGCCGTACCCAAACGACGAGCGGCCTCGGAAATACTCCCCGTGTCCCCTACTGCCACTAAAGCCTGCATTTCAGATAGCTTGTTCATACTCAAAGTCCAAAGGAAATTGACTTGCAGGCTGTTAGACGGCCTGCCCGAGCGCAACTTGCTTTCACGATACCAGCACAAAGCAAACTGATCGGCTGCATCGAAAAATCGCTTGGGTGGAGGGGCGCTAGCCTGCGTTTGCGAACCACTCGACCAGCATGTCTGTCAGCACCCGTACTTTTCGCGTCGGGTATTGGCTATGCGGTCGAACAATGTAAATGCCAGCTCGCATGGGGGGGTATCTGAGCATTACGGGCACCAGAGCGCCGGTTTTGATGTGCTCATCAATCACGCTATCAGAGAGGTACCCCAGGCCCAGGCCGGAGACGGCTGCCGCAGCGAGCGCGACAGGATTGTCGGCCTTGAAGCGGCCCTGTGGATTGATTGTGATGGTTTTTTCGCCATCCATAAACCGCCAGGCTTCCACGCCCTGCATCAGGGATTCGTGTTCGAGAAGCTCATGGGGGGCCTCTGGCGCCCCATGTGCTTTTACGTAGTCAGG includes:
- a CDS encoding LysR family transcriptional regulator, which encodes MNKLSEMQALVAVGDTGSISEAARRLGTAKSMVSERIQQLEKRLGCILLERGRQTRLTESGEVFYRHCTRILADIEDAENAVLTSQSIVRGSLRIAVPMAFGMRYLTPMLASFAEQYPDLNLDVEFDDRRVNLQEEGFDAAVRIGELPDSSLIAKIITPNRHIICGSPGYLSRHGTPQIPQDLAQHFAMLYVNREPHGMWTLPVNDTLQSFRVRCRMRTNCGHQLMEAAKAGLGLAILPTFLAAEAIVAGELVEVLEPYAPRGGNISIVYRQSQKASSKLHALSNFLSEAIGDPPIWERMLAVSSQAQY
- a CDS encoding nuclear transport factor 2 family protein, with protein sequence MNTYKIKSLAAAITLATCIFTLTPAAAQSTSEAQSAASLSVVMEFLANTAPDKVEAAAKRLAAPDATYVSLNFENPELQKIMPWTGTNKGPTAFSSLFMQVSDYWKIEDFTVTTKIASGEDVAIFGKFTYRSVAVNHVFTSPFSIHAKVRDGKMTYFQFMEDTYASASSFRQSGSWIVKTSKNAAPFTVGAH
- a CDS encoding sigma-54-dependent Fis family transcriptional regulator codes for the protein MVASYKPGLTYSGFQDLSEQIRFQSTEGKIWFGEQRMLLMQVSAMANLRRELMNTLGIERAKGFFLRLGYQSGLKDAEMAHKLRPDSPQLEMFLVGPQLHSLKGMVNAKPIQLEIDQETGHFYCELEWIDSFEVETCLTEVGLMEEPVCWSLLGYACAYSSSFMKREIIIQETSCRGCGDERCIIIGKPAEEWENAAQFRRYFQADPIIEELYELQSQISSLRTSLAKQEGHYYGIGRSPAYLKVCRMIDKAAKGRISVLLLGETGVGKEVIARSVHLRSERAEQAFVAVNCAAIPQDLIEAELFGVEKGAYTGANQTRPGRFERAHGGTIFLDEVVELTPRAQATLLRVLQEGEFERVGDSRTRKIDVRVIAATNESLADAVEAGRFRADLYYRLNVFPVQVPPLRERLEDLPLLVEHFLSKFHLQYHKRTLGLSDKALELCLQYAWPGNIRELENVLERGVILTDSNETIGQEALFAVFPKASNQLGDRINADGALVQAIDAQSAADWVTQIFEMDVSLEAVEEQLMRRAMELAQQNVSQAARILGLSRPALAYRLKKSGILDDGRAD